A genomic segment from Anticarsia gemmatalis isolate Benzon Research Colony breed Stoneville strain chromosome 14, ilAntGemm2 primary, whole genome shotgun sequence encodes:
- the Aptx gene encoding aprataxin, which translates to MNVLLYQAVKKFTKMSKRSPTSVAESTDSKKPKHWSLGLLESMKDPESIVKKTDQCVVIKDKYPKAKIHYLILPLSDINSIYKLNSSHVNLLEEFNKLFKEMQEEVNLPLRAGFHAVPSMMRLHMHVISKDMISPCLKTKVHWNSFTTDFFRPYEEILQELKENGSIKKISPEQHKSLMSSELQCNQCSFKPKTMPQLKQHLLTHVK; encoded by the exons ATGAACGTATTATTATATCAAGCcgtgaagaaatttacaaaaatgagCAAAAGAAGTCCGACGTCTGTAGCTGAAAGCACTGATTCGAAGAAACCAAAGCATTGGTCCCTAGGCTTGCTTGAATCTATGAAAGATCCGGAATCTATAGTCAAAAAGACAGATCAATGTGTTGTTATCAAAGATAAATATCCTAAGgccaaaatacattatttaatactacCATTAAGTGATATAAATAGCATTTATAAGTTAAATAGTTCTCATGTAAATCTCTTAGAAGAGTTCAACAAATTGTTCAAGGAAATGCAAGAGGAAGTAAACTTACCGTTGAGAGCGGGTTTCCACGCCGTTCCAAGTATGATGAGGCTTCACATGCATGTAATAAGTAAAGATATGATATCACCTTGTTTGAAAACTAAAGTGCATTGGAATAGTTTTaccacagatttttttaggcCTTATGAAG AAATCTTACAAGAACTGAAAGAGAATGGTTCTATTAAGAAAATATCACCGGAACAACACAAGAGTCTAATGTCATCTGAACTACAATGCAATCAGTGTTCATTCAAACCTAAAACCATGCCGCAACTTAAACAACATCTACTTACTCATGTtaagtaa
- the ldbr gene encoding lariat debranching enzyme — MKIAVEGCAHGELEKIYECIQTIQERENIKLDLLICCGDFQSVRNHEDLRAMAVPEKYQRMCSFYKYYSGELRAPILTIFIGGNHEASNYLQELPYGGWVAPNIYYLGRAGVVKFGNLRIGGMSGIFKAHDYRQGLWEIVPYTQNSLRSVYHVRSLDVFRLSQLKTKVHVMLSHDWPRGITEYGDKHALLKRKPFFREDIESNQLGSAPAETLLHAMKPDYWFAAHLHCQFAALVTHNETNTETKFLALDKCLPKRRHLQVLDLPSEYDGDKCLKYDVEWLAILKNTNHLLNVKNITCHMPGPGGNERYDFTPTEEEKDNVIASLDSLHIKEEYFVKTAPVFNKNAPKSFPRQPIRNPQTVVLCEKLGIDDPVQVVMARMGNNMKMPYVEPEPSNEEEPVEQEVVESTPIKTQLTKLSLPAPVTPSENDSEVSPSRLISPETDTTTISDSTNNASECITPMSAGPKKTFKRRNISIYNTPDADFSCSTDASSVLDSDSPHSNKVVCRENL, encoded by the exons atgaaaatcgCTGTAGAAGGCTGTGCTCACGGCGAACTCGAAAAGATATACGAATGCATTCAAACTATACAAGAAAGAGAGAATATTAAACTAGATCTATTGATATGCTGCGGCGATTTTCAATCTGTCCGTAATCATGAAGATCTTCGAGCAATGGCTGTGCCTGAAAAGTATCAAAGGATGTGTtcattttataa ATACTACAGTGGAGAATTGAGAGCACCTATCCTCACAATATTTATAGGTGGTAACCATGAAGCATCAAACTACTTGCAAGAACTTCCCTATGGAGGTTGGGTGGCACCTAACATCTACTATTTGGGTAGAGCAGGAGTTGTCAAATTTGGAAACTTGAGAATAGGAG GTATGTCAGGAATTTTCAAAGCTCATGATTACCGTCAAGGGCTCTGGGAGATAGTGCCTTACACACAGAACTCATTAAGAAGTGTGTATCATGTGAGGTCCCTGGATGTCTTCAGACTGTCACAGTTGAAGACTAAGGTTCATGTTATGTTGTCCCATGACTGGCCGAGGGGCATCACAGAGTATGGGGACAAACATGCATTGTTGAAGCGAAAACCTTTCTTTAG GGAAGACATAGAATCTAACCAGCTAGGCAGTGCACCAGCTGAAACATTACTGCATGCTATGAAGCCCGATTATTGGTTTGCAGCCCATTTGCACTGCCAGTTTGCAGCACTTGTCACACACAACGAAACCAATACGGAAACAAAGTTCTTAGCATTGGACAAATGTTTGCCCAAACGTAGACATTTACAAGTGCTTGACTTGCCTTCAGAATATGACGGTGACAAATGTCTGAAGTATGACGTAGAATGGCTTGCAATATTGAAGAACACCAACCatcttttaaatgttaaaaatattacttgtcATATGCCAGGACCTGGTGGTAATGAAAG GTATGACTTTACACCaacagaagaagaaaaagacaATGTTATTGCATCACTTGACAGTCTACATataaaagaagaatattttgtaaaaacagcaccagtttttaacaaaaatgctCCTAAGTCCTTTCCAAGACAACCCATAAGGAATCCACAAACAGTAGTATTGTGTGAGAAATTGGGTATCGATGATCCTGTACAAGTAGTGATGGCTAGAATGGGGAACAATATGAAAATGCCTTATGTAGAACCTGAACCTAGCAATGAGGAAGAACCAGTCGAACAAGAAGTTGTAGAAAGCACTCCAATTAAAACTCAATTGACCAAGCTCTCTTTACCAGCTCCAGTTACACCATCAGAGAATGATAGTGAAGTCTCCCCATCAAGACTGATTTCACCCGAGACTGACACCACAACTATATCGGACAGTACTAATAATGCATCTGAATGTATAACTCCAATGTCAGCCGGTCCTAAGAAAACTTTCAAAAGACGAAACATATCAATATACAATACTCCTGATGCTGATTTCAGTTGTAGCACTGATGCCAGTTCTGTGCTTGACTCTGACAGTCCTCATAGTAATAAAGTAGTATGCAGAGAAAACTTGTAA